A window of Micrococcales bacterium contains these coding sequences:
- a CDS encoding response regulator — MTGKDANGKDSAGRIVVAEDEALIRLDAVETLREAGFEVVGEAANGEEAVRLTEELEPDVVVMDVKMPVMDGLTAAEKIHAKRLAPVVMLTAFSQKELVERAREAGAMAYVVKPFTAGDLLPAIEIARGRYSEIQALEAEVHDISERLETRKRVERAKGLLMAKMDLSEPEAFRWIQKTSMNRRLTMRDVADAVIEQMSDDD, encoded by the coding sequence GTGACTGGTAAAGACGCAAACGGCAAGGACTCGGCTGGCCGCATCGTGGTGGCCGAGGATGAGGCTCTAATCCGCCTGGATGCGGTCGAAACCCTACGCGAAGCCGGGTTTGAGGTAGTTGGCGAAGCGGCCAATGGCGAGGAGGCAGTTCGCCTGACTGAAGAGCTCGAGCCGGACGTGGTCGTCATGGACGTCAAAATGCCGGTAATGGACGGGCTGACCGCGGCCGAAAAGATTCACGCCAAGCGACTCGCGCCCGTGGTCATGCTGACAGCCTTCAGCCAGAAAGAATTGGTCGAGCGGGCGCGTGAAGCCGGTGCCATGGCCTATGTGGTCAAGCCGTTTACTGCGGGCGACCTGCTACCGGCGATTGAGATCGCCCGGGGCCGCTACAGCGAGATCCAAGCCCTCGAAGCTGAGGTTCATGACATCTCCGAACGCCTCGAAACCCGCAAGCGGGTCGAACGGGCCAAGGGCCTTTTGATGGCGAAAATGGATCTGAGCGAACCAGAAGCCTTCCGCTGGATCCAGAAGACCTCGATGAACCGGCGCCTGACCATGCGTGATGTGGCCGACGCGGTTATCGAGCAAATGAGCGACGACGACTGA
- the polA gene encoding DNA polymerase I, translating into MTQKLLVIDGHSWAFRAFYALPADNFATKTGQATNAVYGFVTMLLGLLSRHRPSHIGVAFDRSRHSFRTDIFPDYKAGRGETPQAFIGQVPLIKEVLDAIGIRHLDLEGFEADDIMATWSTNGRQAGLEVLVASGDRDTFQLIEPGVSVLYPQFRSSEMSQLTRAEVEAKYGVTPEQYPDLAALVGEQSDNLPGVPGVGPKTAAKWIQTYGSLAGIEANAAQLTGKVGQSLRDHLDQVHWVRELNALRRDLDLPVGVAELVPGEIDRPSLDTLFDALEFGRLRARVLQADYWSGHGAGPTEPEEDSPWRPPGLIKVARGRLGGFLAGPADEGGPPWGLAVDGHVGKGQGEAEVLALARPDGAAVVLGLTGLGQEDEVALTAWLANPKVPKALHQSKTARHQLAGRGWQLEGVVFDPALAAYLCLPDRRGLDLAGLAQHYLAAELAEGPAQGAQGALDLDAAGDEATNAAGAQLGAQGQVWANRAAAAAALAVPLNGLMAAQAASSLFEAVEMPLVPVLAQMEATGIAVDRMALELLQADLQARALAAKDAAYQALGGQEVNLASPKALQTVLFEQLGMPKTKRIKTGYSTNAASLAELFVKTGHPFLEHLLAHRDVTKIGQMVSSLIDSIGEDERIHTTFSQTAAATGRLASADPNLQNIPVRTETGQRVREAFVAGAGFEDLMTADYSQIEMRIMAHLSGDEALIEAFRQGEDLHATMAATVFAVKPEAVTSAQRSRIKAMSYGLAYGLSAYGLSRQLGISPGEAEDLMDDYFRRFGGVRDLLAGIVEQARRNGYTETIMGRRRYLPDLTSTNRQRREMAERAALNAPIQGSAADIVKVAMLRVEAALDQQELASRMLLQVHDELVCEVATGEAAAMEALLNQEMGAAAELSVPLAVSVGRGSNWRTAAH; encoded by the coding sequence ATGACGCAGAAGCTGCTGGTGATTGACGGCCACTCTTGGGCCTTCCGCGCCTTCTACGCCCTGCCGGCGGACAACTTTGCCACCAAAACCGGGCAGGCCACCAATGCCGTCTACGGCTTCGTCACCATGCTGTTGGGCCTATTGAGTCGGCACAGGCCAAGCCATATTGGGGTCGCCTTTGACCGCTCGCGCCACTCCTTCAGAACCGACATTTTCCCTGATTACAAGGCTGGTAGGGGAGAGACTCCTCAGGCTTTCATTGGCCAAGTGCCCCTGATCAAGGAGGTGTTGGACGCAATTGGAATTCGCCACCTTGACCTAGAGGGTTTTGAAGCCGACGACATAATGGCGACTTGGTCCACTAATGGGCGGCAGGCCGGCCTGGAAGTGCTAGTAGCCTCAGGCGACAGGGACACTTTTCAGCTGATCGAGCCGGGCGTGTCCGTGCTCTACCCGCAGTTCCGGTCGAGTGAAATGAGCCAGCTGACCAGGGCCGAGGTAGAGGCCAAGTATGGTGTCACACCTGAGCAGTATCCCGACCTGGCGGCGTTAGTGGGGGAGCAGTCAGACAACCTGCCCGGCGTACCAGGGGTGGGTCCAAAGACTGCCGCCAAATGGATTCAAACCTATGGCTCGCTGGCCGGAATTGAGGCCAACGCGGCCCAGCTAACTGGCAAGGTTGGCCAGTCGTTGCGCGACCACCTGGACCAAGTCCATTGGGTGCGCGAGCTGAACGCCTTGCGCCGTGACCTCGACCTGCCTGTTGGCGTGGCGGAGTTGGTGCCAGGGGAAATCGACCGGCCGTCTTTGGACACGCTGTTCGACGCCCTGGAGTTTGGGCGTTTGCGGGCCCGGGTGCTCCAGGCGGACTATTGGTCGGGGCACGGTGCCGGCCCCACCGAGCCAGAAGAAGACTCGCCGTGGCGCCCTCCCGGCTTGATCAAAGTGGCCCGTGGCCGTTTGGGTGGATTCCTTGCCGGGCCGGCCGATGAGGGTGGCCCGCCTTGGGGCCTGGCGGTCGATGGGCATGTCGGCAAAGGACAAGGCGAAGCGGAGGTGCTGGCACTGGCTCGGCCAGACGGCGCAGCGGTGGTGCTGGGCTTGACCGGACTTGGCCAAGAAGACGAAGTGGCGCTGACCGCCTGGCTGGCCAACCCGAAAGTGCCCAAGGCCCTGCATCAGTCCAAGACGGCTCGGCACCAACTGGCCGGGCGGGGCTGGCAGCTAGAAGGAGTGGTCTTCGACCCGGCTTTGGCAGCCTATTTGTGTCTGCCAGACAGGCGAGGGTTGGATCTGGCCGGCCTGGCGCAACACTATCTGGCGGCAGAACTGGCCGAGGGCCCGGCACAGGGAGCCCAAGGAGCGCTGGACCTTGATGCCGCCGGTGATGAGGCAACCAATGCCGCTGGAGCTCAGCTGGGCGCCCAAGGCCAGGTTTGGGCCAACCGAGCGGCGGCAGCCGCCGCCTTGGCGGTGCCACTGAACGGCCTAATGGCAGCTCAGGCGGCGAGCAGCCTATTCGAGGCGGTCGAAATGCCGCTGGTGCCGGTGCTGGCCCAAATGGAGGCTACCGGCATAGCCGTGGACCGGATGGCGCTGGAGTTACTCCAGGCGGACCTGCAGGCCCGGGCCCTGGCGGCCAAAGACGCGGCCTACCAGGCGCTTGGTGGGCAGGAGGTCAACTTGGCCAGCCCCAAGGCGCTGCAGACAGTGCTGTTTGAGCAGTTGGGCATGCCTAAGACAAAACGCATCAAAACCGGCTATTCGACCAACGCCGCGTCTTTGGCTGAGTTATTCGTCAAGACCGGTCATCCTTTCTTGGAGCACCTACTAGCGCACCGCGATGTCACCAAAATCGGCCAGATGGTCTCTAGCTTGATCGACTCGATTGGCGAGGATGAACGAATCCACACCACCTTTAGCCAAACGGCAGCCGCCACCGGACGCCTGGCCAGCGCCGATCCGAACCTGCAGAACATACCGGTGAGAACCGAAACCGGCCAGCGGGTGCGTGAAGCCTTTGTCGCCGGGGCGGGCTTCGAGGATCTGATGACGGCGGACTACTCGCAGATTGAAATGCGCATTATGGCTCATCTTTCGGGTGACGAAGCCCTGATCGAAGCTTTTCGACAAGGCGAGGACTTACATGCCACCATGGCGGCCACGGTCTTTGCGGTCAAACCGGAGGCGGTTACTTCAGCTCAGCGTTCCCGCATCAAGGCCATGAGCTACGGCCTGGCCTATGGGCTCAGCGCCTACGGCTTGTCACGCCAACTAGGGATAAGCCCTGGTGAGGCCGAGGATCTAATGGATGACTACTTCCGGCGCTTTGGCGGAGTTCGCGACCTGCTGGCCGGGATAGTGGAGCAGGCTCGGCGCAATGGCTACACCGAAACCATTATGGGGCGGCGGCGGTACTTGCCGGATCTGACCAGCACCAATCGTCAGCGCCGCGAGATGGCTGAGCGGGCCGCCTTGAACGCACCTATTCAAGGGTCAGCGGCAGATATCGTCAAAGTGGCGATGCTGCGGGTCGAAGCGGCATTGGACCAACAAGAACTGGCTTCACGCATGCTGCTGCAGGTGCACGATGAACTTGTCTGCGAGGTCGCCACCGGGGAAGCGGCGGCAATGGAGGCGCTGCTAAACCAAGAAATGGGCGCGGCGGCCGAGCTGTCGGTGCCCCTGGCAGTGTCGGTCGGTCGTGGTTCCAACTGGCGCACCGCCGCGCACTAA
- a CDS encoding 6-phosphofructokinase, translated as MRIGVLTGGGDVPGLNAAIRAVVKRAELEYGFSVVGFRNGWQGVVEGQLMPLNREDVRGILPRGGTMLGTARFHPHKHEGGIEAVLSTLEAERVEGLVCIGGDGTLKAAQKVAKAGVKLVGIPKTIDNDVEGTDLSIGFHTALNIATEAIDRLHTTAESHNRVMVVEVMGHTVGWIAVNAGMAAGGDLILTPEAPFDIEEVAAFIRRRHKSHASFSITVVAEGAIPAPGTAMDLNVAGEGQGGHKGSIGERLAHELRERTGYDTRLTVLGHVQRGGTPTATDRVLGSRFGMAAVDALKAGHFGVMTALVGERVKLVPLAEVAGKVKAVPADLIKTAQALW; from the coding sequence GTGCGCATTGGTGTGTTGACTGGCGGGGGAGACGTCCCTGGACTAAACGCGGCCATCAGGGCTGTGGTCAAGCGGGCGGAACTTGAGTATGGCTTTTCGGTTGTGGGTTTCAGAAACGGCTGGCAAGGTGTGGTCGAAGGGCAGCTGATGCCGCTCAACCGCGAGGATGTCCGCGGCATTTTGCCCAGGGGCGGGACCATGTTGGGTACGGCCCGCTTCCATCCGCATAAGCATGAAGGCGGAATCGAGGCGGTTTTGTCGACTCTAGAGGCCGAGAGAGTCGAGGGCCTGGTCTGTATCGGCGGCGACGGCACGCTCAAAGCGGCTCAGAAGGTGGCCAAGGCTGGGGTCAAACTGGTTGGCATTCCTAAAACAATCGACAACGATGTCGAGGGCACCGACCTGTCGATTGGCTTCCACACTGCCCTCAACATTGCCACCGAAGCCATTGATCGCCTCCACACCACCGCTGAGTCTCACAACCGGGTCATGGTGGTCGAGGTAATGGGGCACACTGTCGGTTGGATCGCCGTCAATGCCGGCATGGCTGCCGGCGGCGACCTCATCTTGACGCCGGAGGCGCCATTCGACATCGAAGAGGTGGCCGCCTTTATCCGGCGTCGCCACAAATCGCATGCCTCGTTTTCGATCACAGTCGTGGCCGAAGGCGCCATCCCAGCTCCCGGCACGGCCATGGACCTCAATGTGGCTGGCGAAGGGCAAGGCGGCCATAAGGGTTCGATCGGCGAACGGCTGGCCCACGAATTGCGGGAACGCACCGGTTATGACACGCGCCTGACCGTCCTGGGCCACGTCCAGCGCGGCGGCACGCCAACCGCCACCGACCGCGTACTAGGGTCACGCTTTGGGATGGCCGCTGTCGACGCCCTGAAAGCCGGCCACTTTGGCGTGATGACGGCTCTGGTGGGAGAACGGGTCAAATTGGTGCCCCTGGCCGAGGTTGCCGGCAAAGTCAAAGCGGTGCCGGCGGATTTGATCAAGACCGCTCAAGCCCTTTGGTGA
- the rpsA gene encoding 30S ribosomal protein S1, with protein MSTPLPAPVTEAPVPEVAVNDVGSSEELLAAIDGTIKYFNDGDIVEGTVVKVDRDEVLLDIGYKTEGVIPSRELSIKHDIDPSEVVDVGEKIEALVLQKEDKEGRLILSKKRAQYERAWGAIEKVKEADGVVTGTVIEVVKGGLIVDIGLRGFLPASLVEMRRVRDLMPYVGKELDAKIIELDKNRNNVVLSRRAWLEQTQSEVRSTFLEQLKEGQVRTGVVSSIVNFGAFVDLGGVDGLVHVSELSWKHVDHPAEVVEVGQEVTVEVLSVEMDRERVSLSLKATQEDPWQLFARTHGIGQVVPGKVTKLVPFGAFVSVEDGIEGLVHISELAVRHVEAPEQVVKVGSTVFVKVIDIDLERRRISLSLKQANDGIDPEGDETTFDPALYGMAAEYDDEGNYKYPEGFDPVSNEWMDGFESQREAWEQAYADAQSRWLAHKAQVQDARRADQEAAVEEGTATNYSSDVAADPAGGTLASDEALAALREKLTGE; from the coding sequence ATGTCAACACCCCTACCAGCCCCAGTAACCGAAGCCCCAGTTCCCGAAGTAGCCGTCAATGACGTCGGTTCAAGCGAGGAACTACTAGCCGCAATTGACGGCACAATCAAGTACTTCAACGATGGTGACATTGTTGAGGGCACCGTGGTCAAGGTCGACCGCGACGAGGTCCTTTTGGACATTGGCTACAAAACCGAAGGCGTTATCCCGTCGCGGGAACTGTCGATCAAACATGACATCGACCCCTCTGAGGTGGTTGACGTTGGCGAAAAGATCGAAGCCCTGGTCCTGCAAAAGGAAGACAAAGAAGGCCGGCTCATTCTGTCAAAGAAGCGGGCCCAATACGAGCGGGCTTGGGGCGCCATCGAAAAGGTCAAAGAGGCCGATGGCGTTGTCACCGGTACCGTAATTGAGGTGGTCAAAGGCGGTTTGATAGTCGACATTGGCCTGCGTGGTTTCCTACCAGCCTCGCTCGTGGAGATGCGCCGGGTACGTGATCTGATGCCGTATGTTGGCAAGGAGCTTGACGCCAAGATCATTGAATTGGACAAGAACCGAAACAACGTGGTGCTGTCTCGCCGCGCCTGGCTCGAACAGACCCAAAGCGAAGTCCGTTCAACTTTCTTGGAACAGCTCAAAGAGGGCCAGGTGCGCACTGGCGTGGTTTCTTCGATCGTCAATTTTGGCGCCTTTGTCGATTTGGGCGGTGTGGACGGGCTAGTCCACGTTTCGGAGTTGTCATGGAAGCATGTCGACCATCCGGCCGAGGTTGTTGAGGTTGGCCAAGAGGTTACTGTCGAGGTGCTCAGCGTCGAAATGGACCGCGAGCGAGTGTCGCTGTCCCTCAAAGCGACCCAGGAAGACCCATGGCAACTATTCGCCCGGACGCACGGCATTGGGCAAGTTGTTCCCGGCAAAGTCACCAAACTGGTGCCCTTTGGCGCTTTCGTTTCGGTCGAGGACGGCATTGAAGGCCTCGTCCACATTTCTGAACTGGCCGTGCGCCACGTCGAAGCACCCGAACAGGTGGTCAAAGTCGGTTCGACCGTGTTTGTCAAAGTGATTGACATTGACCTGGAGCGGCGGCGGATCTCGCTGTCGTTGAAGCAGGCCAACGACGGCATTGATCCCGAAGGCGATGAGACGACCTTCGACCCAGCCTTGTATGGCATGGCAGCCGAATACGACGACGAGGGCAACTACAAGTACCCAGAGGGCTTCGACCCGGTTTCGAACGAGTGGATGGATGGCTTCGAGTCGCAACGCGAAGCCTGGGAGCAGGCCTACGCTGACGCCCAATCCCGCTGGCTGGCCCATAAGGCGCAGGTCCAAGATGCCCGCCGGGCGGACCAGGAGGCTGCCGTCGAAGAAGGCACGGCCACCAACTACTCTTCCGATGTCGCAGCCGACCCGGCTGGCGGCACATTGGCTAGCGACGAAGCCCTAGCCGCCTTGCGTGAGAAGCTAACCGGCGAGTAG
- the coaE gene encoding dephospho-CoA kinase produces MLRAALTGGIAAGKSAALKHFADLGACVTDADELARVVVEPGSAGLAQVVAAFGDGVLTATGQLDRPALGQLVFADPAARRRLEGIIHPLIQTRSQQLEAEAQAAGVAVVVHDIPLLAEGGRAGEFDRVVVVDTPLALRRQRAIEDRGMRPEDFDSRVKAQASQAERLAIATDVLDGSGTRGELRQQVEALYNHWLSTCT; encoded by the coding sequence TTGCTGCGGGCAGCCCTGACAGGGGGCATTGCGGCTGGCAAATCGGCCGCTCTGAAACATTTTGCCGACCTCGGTGCCTGCGTCACTGACGCCGACGAATTGGCCCGGGTCGTAGTAGAGCCTGGCAGCGCCGGTTTGGCGCAGGTGGTGGCGGCCTTTGGCGATGGCGTCTTGACCGCCACCGGTCAATTGGACCGTCCGGCCTTGGGCCAGTTGGTCTTTGCTGATCCGGCGGCTCGGCGTCGGTTGGAAGGCATCATCCACCCGCTGATCCAAACTCGGTCCCAGCAGCTTGAGGCTGAGGCCCAGGCTGCTGGCGTGGCGGTAGTTGTACATGACATCCCGCTGCTGGCTGAAGGCGGACGGGCCGGCGAATTCGACCGCGTCGTAGTGGTCGACACGCCCCTGGCTCTGCGCCGTCAACGAGCCATTGAAGATCGGGGCATGCGCCCAGAGGACTTTGACTCCCGGGTCAAAGCCCAGGCCAGCCAGGCCGAGAGGCTGGCCATCGCGACCGATGTACTAGATGGATCCGGTACTCGGGGCGAACTGAGGCAGCAAGTCGAGGCCCTGTACAACCACTGGCTCTCGACCTGTACCTGA
- the uvrB gene encoding excinuclease ABC subunit UvrB yields MDRLVIAGAPLRPFEVITELTPSGDQPEAIDELARRIEAGEKDVVLLGATGTGKSATTAWLIERLQRPTLLLEPNKTLAAQLATEFRELMPNNAIEYFVSYYDYYQPEAYVPQTDTYIEKDSSINDEVERLRHSATSSLLTRRDVVVVASVSCIYGLGTPEEYVARMVGLSVGDRVERDQLLRQFVTMQYQRNDMAFTRGTFRVRGDTVEIIPMYEELAIRIEFFGDQVEALSTLHPLSGQRISSQQSVAIFPASHYVAGPERMEQATRSIEAELAERLEQLEALNQHLECQRLRMRTSFDLEMMRQIGSCAGIENYSRHIDGREAGTPPNTLLDFFPDDFLLVIDESHVTVPQVGAMYEGDMSRKRTLVDHGFRLPSAMDNRPLRWEEFLERIGQTIYLSATPGPYELALSDGAVEQIIRPTGLVDPRVEVCPTEGQIDDLLGRIRDRESAGERVLVTTLTKKMAEHLTDYLLGAGVKVRYLHSDVETLRRVELLRELRQGEFDVLVGINLLREGLDLPEVSLVAILDADKQGFLRSATSLIQTIGRAARNVSGSVVMYADAVTPAMSQAIEETERRRAKQMAYNDVNGIDPQPIRKRIADITDMLMRENADTEALAQVTGTRQRAGSKERGGVVVDQLLTEIEDLNAQMLSAADNLQFELAARLRDEIKSLKQELRQIREATA; encoded by the coding sequence ATGGATCGCTTGGTCATAGCTGGCGCGCCCCTAAGGCCCTTTGAGGTCATAACCGAGCTAACGCCATCGGGCGACCAACCCGAGGCGATTGACGAACTGGCCCGGCGCATCGAAGCCGGTGAAAAGGACGTGGTCCTGCTGGGCGCCACCGGCACTGGCAAATCCGCCACCACCGCTTGGCTGATTGAACGCCTGCAACGGCCAACTCTGCTGCTGGAACCGAACAAAACCCTGGCGGCGCAGCTGGCCACCGAGTTTCGCGAGTTGATGCCGAATAACGCGATTGAGTACTTCGTCTCCTACTACGACTACTACCAGCCAGAAGCCTATGTGCCGCAAACCGACACCTACATCGAGAAAGACTCATCGATCAACGATGAGGTTGAACGTCTGCGGCACTCGGCCACCTCGTCGTTGCTAACCCGGCGTGATGTTGTTGTGGTGGCCTCGGTTAGCTGCATTTACGGGCTGGGCACGCCGGAGGAGTACGTCGCCCGAATGGTTGGCCTTTCGGTCGGGGACCGGGTAGAGCGCGACCAGCTGCTGCGCCAGTTTGTGACCATGCAATACCAGCGCAACGACATGGCGTTCACCAGGGGCACCTTCCGGGTGCGCGGAGACACGGTCGAGATCATCCCGATGTATGAAGAGCTGGCCATCCGGATTGAGTTCTTTGGCGACCAAGTCGAGGCGCTGTCGACGCTGCACCCGCTGAGCGGGCAGCGCATCAGCTCTCAGCAATCAGTCGCCATCTTTCCGGCTTCGCATTACGTGGCTGGGCCGGAACGGATGGAGCAAGCGACCCGGTCAATTGAGGCGGAACTAGCCGAGCGCCTTGAACAGTTGGAAGCGCTAAATCAGCACCTGGAGTGCCAACGCCTGCGGATGCGGACCAGCTTTGATCTGGAAATGATGCGCCAAATTGGCTCGTGCGCCGGGATTGAGAACTATTCGCGCCACATCGATGGCCGGGAGGCGGGCACACCACCCAACACACTGCTGGACTTTTTCCCTGATGACTTTTTGCTGGTGATTGACGAGTCGCATGTCACTGTGCCGCAGGTCGGGGCCATGTATGAAGGCGATATGTCGCGCAAGCGGACGCTGGTGGACCACGGCTTTCGCCTGCCCTCGGCCATGGACAACCGGCCGCTGCGCTGGGAGGAGTTCTTGGAGCGGATTGGCCAAACCATCTACCTTTCGGCCACACCTGGGCCGTATGAGTTGGCCTTGTCTGATGGCGCGGTCGAGCAGATCATTCGCCCCACCGGTTTAGTAGACCCTCGGGTTGAGGTCTGTCCCACGGAGGGTCAAATCGACGACCTGCTTGGACGCATCAGGGACCGCGAATCGGCTGGTGAGCGGGTCTTGGTGACAACCCTGACCAAGAAAATGGCCGAGCATCTGACGGACTATCTGCTTGGCGCCGGGGTCAAAGTGCGCTATCTACATTCCGACGTTGAGACGTTGCGGCGGGTTGAGCTGCTGCGCGAGCTGCGCCAAGGCGAGTTTGATGTGTTGGTCGGCATCAACCTGCTGCGAGAGGGGCTGGATTTGCCGGAGGTGTCACTGGTGGCGATCCTGGACGCGGACAAACAAGGCTTCCTGCGCTCGGCCACCTCGTTGATTCAGACCATTGGGCGGGCGGCCCGAAACGTCTCAGGATCGGTGGTGATGTATGCCGATGCAGTCACTCCGGCAATGAGCCAGGCCATTGAGGAAACCGAACGCCGCAGAGCCAAACAGATGGCCTATAACGATGTCAACGGGATCGATCCCCAGCCCATCCGCAAGCGCATCGCGGATATTACCGACATGCTGATGCGGGAGAACGCGGACACCGAGGCGTTGGCCCAGGTCACAGGCACGCGCCAGAGGGCTGGCAGCAAGGAGCGCGGGGGAGTGGTGGTTGATCAACTACTGACAGAGATTGAGGATCTGAACGCCCAAATGCTCAGTGCTGCTGACAACCTTCAGTTCGAATTGGCGGCCCGCCTGCGTGATGAGATCAAATCGCTCAAACAAGAGCTACGCCAGATCCGTGAAGCTACGGCCTAG